One genomic region from Magallana gigas chromosome 3, xbMagGiga1.1, whole genome shotgun sequence encodes:
- the LOC136273306 gene encoding tubulin-specific chaperone E-like codes for MRIITFVLLVGFSVMNLSKGSVLDNPYHRYCRTNLHGDQDCMLTVAYWFNFVDFRHWLDKLLDPVGDVSLNIHCFNGAYIYLPFPYRARHLKKLKVNNCLIRNYLSEWKTQKNYPDSLKDLEIVNSEIEVDLPTMEDVVSNLVTKETDCGQETLETLVMRNVTFKPVSIKPQTEQQTKSLLNSFQTFLEKMKSVEYMCNYKQLHLLERSGVETLNKNFMDAQTERAYYPRLRTFILNSNNIVNFPVQFSNWREYFPTLREIDLSNNSVENFTFNIPIEKTMNFVPLLINLKNNKIRSVPLNIDKYLSLSPIILDLRENPIECDCNAGRLGNYLRAVRRRFPLYKQLTEFVCSSPTQVKDVKLIYINYEKCSQG; via the coding sequence atgagaATTATTACTTTCGTTTTGTTGGTAGGTTTCTCGGTGATGAACCTCAGTAAAGGGTCGGTATTGGACAACCCTTATCACAGATACTGCCGCACAAATCTGCATGGGGACCAAGACTGCATGCTTACTGTAGCTTACTGGTTCAACTTTGTCGATTTTCGTCATTGGTTAGATAAGCTTTTGGACCCTGTTGGCGATGTTTCACTGAACATTCATTGTTTCAACGGGGCTTACATCTACTTGCCTTTCCCATATCGCGCCAGGCACCTAAAAAAGCTTAAGGTAAACAACTGCTTGATCAGAAATTACCTCTCAGAATGGAAAACCCAAAAGAACTACCCAGATTCTCTTAAGGACCTGGAGATCGTAAACAGCGAAATTGAAGTCGATCTTCCAACAATGGAAGATGTTGTCTCAAATTTAGTCACGAAGGAGACAGACTGCGGACAAGAAACACTGGAAACACTTGTTATGAGAAACGTGACGTTTAAACCTGTATCTATAAAGCCGCAAACTGAACAGCAGACCAAATCTCTTCTAAATTCCTTTCAAACTTTCctagaaaaaatgaaatctgttgAATACATGTGCAATTATAAACAACTTCACTTGTTGGAGCGTTCCGGTGTAGAAACtctgaataaaaattttatggATGCACAGACAGAAAGAGCATATTACCCTAGGCTGAGGACTTTTATATTGAACTCAAACAACATTGTTAATTTTCCAGTGCAGTTTTCAAATTGGCGGGAATACTTTCCTACTCTACGAGAGATCGATTTATCAAACAACTCagtagaaaattttacatttaacattCCGATAGAAAAGACCATGAACTTTGTGCCTTTATTGATAAACctaaagaataataaaattcgAAGTGTGCCATTGAATATAGATAAGTATTTGTCTTTGTCGCCTATCATCTTAGATCTTCGAGAAAATCCAATCGAATGCGACTGCAACGCAGGGAGACTCGGTAATTATCTTCGTGCAGTTCGACGTCGCTTTCCTTTGTATAAGCAGCTGACGGAGTTTGTATGTAGTTCTCCAACCCAAGTGAAGGACGTAAAACTTATTTATATTAactatgaaaaatgttcacaaGGGTAG